From Syngnathus typhle isolate RoL2023-S1 ecotype Sweden linkage group LG13, RoL_Styp_1.0, whole genome shotgun sequence, a single genomic window includes:
- the gpr35b gene encoding G-protein coupled receptor 35 → MNSANLTSMCNVANASCKVHSFLGLSYSLVFVAGFFVNTVALHAFIMRRHAWTDTHVYMFNLVIADSALIICIPVRIYHSFFCLDKTLLCTFLIFIRFINMYSSILTTTAISAHRYFAVRFPLRVRSWRRKKETAFAVCLLIWITLLAIAAVFREDNYPRKLWTCFERCKDQPLHFEFTAILLCLGFLVPLLIVAFCSSQMISIMLKAGGESSPLQRSIIGIVTANLVVFIVCYTPLHVGFFANHFYRPPANWTSVYLPEHAYLRVAEWISSTNCCLDSVSYYFLFKTLYPSVSV, encoded by the exons ATGAATTCAGCTAATTTG ACAAGCATGTGCAACGTGGCCAATGCTAGCTGTAAAGTGCACAGCTTTCTTGGCTTGTCTTACAGTCTGGTGTTTGTCGCGGGCTTTTTTGTCAATACTGTGGCCTTGCATGCTTTTATCATGCGACGACACGCCTGGACAGACACCCACGTCTACATGTTCAACTTGGTCATCGCCGACTCGGCCTTGATCATCTGCATTCCCGTTCGGATCTATCATTCCTTCTTCTGCCTGGACAAGACTCTGCTGTGCACCTTTCTCATTTTCATCCGTTTCATCAACATGTACTCGAGTATCCTGACCACGACGGCCATCAGTGCCCACCGCTACTTTGCTGTCAGGTTCCCTTTGCGAGTGAGGTCCTGGAGAAGGAAGAAGGAGACGGCCTTTGCCGTGTGCTTGCTCATTTGGATAACTCTGCTGGCGATCGCCGCTGTATTCCGAGAGGACAATTATCCTCGCAAACTGTGGACGTGCTTTGAAAGGTGCAAAGATCAACCTTTACATTTTGAATTTACCGCCATTTTGCTGTGTCTGGGCTTCCTCGTTCCTCTTTTGATTGTAGCGTTTTGCTCAAGTCAGATGATCAGTATTATGTTAAAGGCAGGTGGCGAGTCATCGCCGTTGCAAAGAAGCATCATTGGCATAGTAACAGCAAACCTGGTGGTGTTCATCGTCTGCTACACGCCGCTCCATGTTGGCTTTTTTGCAAACCATTTCTATCGTCCACCTGCAAACTGGACATCGGTTTACCTCCCTGAACATGCATATTTACGTGTTGCTGAGTGGATTTCCTCCACAAACTGCTGCCTAGATTCAGTTAGCtattatttcttatttaaaaCGTTGTACCCATCTGTCAGTGTGTGA
- the LOC133165119 gene encoding nuclear receptor ROR-beta-like, with translation MRAQIEVIPCKICGDKSSGIHYGVITCEGCKGFFRRSQQNNAMYSCSRQRNCLIDRTNRNRCQHCRLQKCLALGMSRDAVKFGRMSKKQRDSLYAEVQKHQKSQECVGSGDGVSTKLSLPREDGACGGGGEDGEGGLSRSYSTGGSSSTLSDLDDIAALPDLFDLPLTPEEASEYCSLELLGGSGGTSTGNTSNSSSASSSSSSLSNQNSPQQTMDGSDSNGIQLMHTHSLLGDTHALLDQLPDDCSVTDLERITQCIVKSHMDTCQYSAEDMKRFTWGQYTLEETLAFQNKSAEWMWQQCAHHITNAIQYVVEFAKRIAGFMDLCQNDQIILLKAGCLEVLLIRMCRAFNVNNSTIFFNGKFASHQFFKALGCDDLVSAVFELGKGLCRLQLSDEEIALFSAAVLLSPDRPWLMDGQKVQKLQEQVYLALHHSLLKSASEEKLDKMLSKLPIMKSICNLHIDKLEFFRLVHPETAYSFPPLYREVFGTDMSLPDSTNS, from the exons ATGAGAG CTCAAATCGAGGTCATCCCCTGTAAAATCTGCGGGGACAAGTCCTCGGGGATCCACTATGGGGTCATCACCTGTGAAGGCTGCAAG GGTTTTTTCCGTCGCAGCCAACAAAACAACGCCATGTACTCTTGCTCACGCCAGAGGAACTGTTTGATCGATCGAACGAACCGCAACCGCTGCCAGCACTGTCGCCTACAAAAGTGTCTGGCTTTGGGCATGAGTCGAGATG CGGTGAAGTTTGGTCGCATGTCCAAAAAGCAGCGTGACAGCCTGTACGCTGAGGTGCAGAAGCATCAGAAATCCCAGGAGTGTGTGGGCTCCGGAGATGGGGTCTCCACTAAGCTCTCCTTACCCCGGGAGGACGGCGCATGTGGCGGCGGCGGAGAGGACGGCGAGGGAGGTTTGAGCCGTTCCTACAGCACGGGGGGCTCTAGCTCCACCCTCAGCGACCTGGATGACATCGCAGCACTCCCCGACCTCTTTGACCTACCGCTGACCCCCGAGGAGGCCAGCGAGTACTGCAGCTTGGAGCTACTGGGCGGGAGTGGCGGAACCAGCACGGGAAACACCTCCAACTCATCGTCCGCTTCTTCCTCGTCATCATCGCTGTCCAATCAGAATTCGCCGCAGCAGACGATGGACGGCTCGGACAGCAACGGCATTCAGCTGATGCACACGCATTCGCTGCTTGGGGACACGCACGCACTGCTGGACCAGTTGCCTGATGATTGCTCGGTAACAGACCTCG AGCGAATCACTCAATGTATCGTCAAGTCTCACATGGATACGTGTCAGTACAGCGCCGAGGACATGAAGAGATTCACCTGGGGACAATACACACTCGAGGAAACGCTTGCTTTTCAGAACAAG TCAGCTGAGTGGATGTGGCAGCAGTGTGCACACCACATCACAAATGCCATCCAGTATGTGGTGGAGTTTGCCAAACGCATTGCTGGATTTATGGACCTTTGCCAGAATGACCAGATTATTTTGCTGAAAGCAG GATGCCTGGAGGTCCTGCTGATTCGTATGTGCCGGGCTTTTAATGTCAACAACAGCACCATTTTCTTCAATGGAAAATTTGCCTCGCATCAGTTCTTCAAAGCACTTG GTTGTGATGACCTGGTGAGTGCAGTATTTGAATTGGGAAAAGGACTTTGTCGCCTCCAGCTGTCTGATGAAGAGATAGCTTTGTTTAGTGCGGCTGTTCTTCTCTCCCCTG ATCGACCCTGGCTGATGGATGGCCAAAAGGTTCAGAAGCTTCAAGAACAAGTTTACTTGGCTCTGCACCACAGTCTTCTTAAGAGTGCTTCTGAGGAGAAACTggacaag ATGCTGTCCAAACTACCCATCATGAAGTCTATTTGTAACCTCCACATTGACAAACTGGAGTTTTTCCGTTTGGTCCATCCAGAGACCGCATACAGTTTCCCCCCGCTGTACCGGGAGGTGTTCGGAACCGACATGTCCTTGCCCGACTCCACCAACAGCTAG